In Rhodococcus qingshengii JCM 15477, the sequence GCCGCCGGATTGGTAGGAGAGGTTCGGCGTCGTAGTGAACCGTCCGGTCCGACGCTCAGCGCGCGCGAACGCGAGGTTCTCGGATTGATCGCGCAGGGCGCCAGCATCCCGGCCATTGCCTCACAACTCTTTCTTGCGCCCTCCACCGTCAAAACCCACGTGCAGCGCCTCTACGAGAAACTCGGAGTCAACGATCGAGGCGCCGCCGTCGCCGCTGCAATGCGGCAGGGATTGTTGGAGTGAGCAAGCGTCACCGAAGCACGTACGTGACGTTCATGGCCGGGTAACCCGAGGTCATCGTCACCGTGACGTCGTGGCTGTCGGGGGCGTACGTACCTCCGGCATCCGCCCTGGTCTTCGAGTTGGTAGCACTGAAGACAAACACCCCACCGTCGTCGGAGCGGTACGTGAGCACGATGGGGAAGTCGTTCTGGTTCTTGCTCGTGGCCACAACGTTCACGTTCATGTTGGGGAGGATGTAGTCCGCCGGCGGGACGACCCAGTCGCCGTTCGGGTTGGATGCGTCGACCAGATACAGGGCCCCGCGACCCGAATTGCTGATCATCGCCGTCGTGACGGATGTGTCGGTCATCGACTTCACCGTGTTCGCACCGGCGGAGCGGGCAACCAGAGCTGCCATGCTGAGGCCGGAGAAGGAAAGTGCTTCAGGTCGAATTGTGTTGGTGCTCATCATGTTCTCCTCGATTTGTCGGTCTCGGTGACCGAGTGTTTCTGTGATGAGACAACTATGGCCCCGAAATCCCTTCGGGTCTGTCCACCTACGGGTCCGAGTGCTGGACGACATCGCTGTCCCCCGATCGGTGGACACAGCGCTCTCCGCCCACCCAGTGTCATGGGGTGGAGGCTTCGCCCACCCAGTGTCATGGGGTGGAGGCTTCGCCCACCCAGCGTCATGGGGTGGAGGCTCCGCCCACCCAGCGTCATGGGGTGGAGGCTCCGCCCACCCAGCGGGAGAACCTGTTCCTCTACCATTCAACCCACTCGTAGCGTGGCCACCATGACCGATCCTGACTTCTCCACCGCACCACTCGACGTCGTAGTCATCGGCGCCGGCGTCGCCGGCATGTACGCCATGCACCGACTTCGCGAGCAGGGGCTGCGTGTCCACGGCTTCGAGGCGGGCTCCGGAGTGGGCGGCACGTGGTACTTCAACCGCTACCCGGGCGCACGCTGCGATGTCGAGAGTTTCGACTACTCCTACTCGTTCTCCGAAGAGTTGCAACAGGATTGGGACTGGAGCGAGAAGTACGCCGCGCAGCCGGAGATCCTGTCCTACCTCGATCACGTCGCCGATCGCTTCGACCTACGCAGTGGGTTCACTTTCGATACCCGTGTCCTGAGCGCACAGTTCGACGAGGACTCGTCGACGTGGCGAGTGCACACCGACGGTGGTCATGACGTCACCTCGCGGTTCGTGGTGTGCGCCACGGGCAGCCTCTCGACCGCGAACGTTCCGAACATTGCAGGTCGCGAGACTTTCGGCGGTGAGGTCTTCCACACCGGCTTCTGGCCGCACGAGGGCGTCGATTTCACCGGCAAGCGAGTGGGAGTGATCGGCACCGGATCGTCGGGCATCCAGTCCGTTCCGTTGATCGCCGAGCAGGCCGATCACCTCTTCGTGTTCCAGCGGTCCGCGAATTACAGTGTGCCGGCGGGAAACACGCCTCTCGATGACAAACGACGCGCAGAGATCAAGGCCGACTACGCCGAGCGTCGAGCGCTGTCCAAGCGCAGTGGCGGTGGATCTCCGTTCGTTTCGGATCCTCGCAGCGCGCTCGAGGTATCCGAGGCCGAGAGAAACGCGGCCTACGAGGAGCGGTGGAAGCTCGGCGGTGTCCTGTTCGCCAAAACCTTCGCCGACCAGACCAGCAACATCGACGCCAACGCGACGGCGGCCGCATTTGCCGAGGCCAAGATCAGATCGGTGGTCGAAGATCAGGCCATCGCCGACCTGCTGATCCCGAACGACCACCCCATCGGGACCAAGCGGATCGTGACGGACACCGACTACTACCAGAGCTACAACCGTGACAACGTGAGCCTGGTCGATCTCAAGAGCGCACCGATCGAGGCAATCGACGAGGCCGGGATCAAGACGACCGACTCGCACTACGAACTCGACGCATTGGTGTTCGCCACCGGTTTCGATGCGATGACCGGGGCACTCGATCGCATCGAGATCCGTGGCCGCAACGGCGAGACCTTGCGAGAGAACTGGCATGCGGGTCCGAGAACCTATCTTGGTTTGGGAGTTCACGGCTTCCCGAACCTGTTCATCGTCACCGGCCCGGGCAGCCCGAGTGTGCTGTCCAACATGATTCTCGCTGCCGAACAGCACGTCGACTGGATCGCCGACGCGATCAACCACCTCGATTCGGCGGGCATCGACACCATCGAGCCGAGTGCCGAAGCCGTGGACAACTGGCTCGAGGAGTGCTCACGCCGGGCGTCGGCAACATTGTTCCCATCCGCGAACTCCTGGTACATGGGAGCCAACATCCCGGGAAAGCCGAGGATATTCATGCCCTTCATCGGAGGCTTCGGTGTCTATTCCGACATCTGTGCAGACGTGGCAGCAGCGGGATACCGAGGCTTCGAGCTGAACAGCGCGGTGCACGCATGAGCCGGCTGGAGGGCAAGCGGGTGCTCGTGACGGGTGCTGCCGGCGGAATGGGACGCTCACACTGTGAGCGGCTCGCCGAGGAAGGCGCGTCCGTGATCGCGTTGGATGTCGAACAGGCGCAATCGGGGTTGGCGGAAACCGCTCAGGCAGTGCGTGATCGAGGCGGTGTCGCGGTCACCGGTGTGGCGGATATTCGGGACTTCGACGGTCTGGCCGCCGTCGTGGCCGAGTGCGTTACCGAACTCGGCGGGTTGGACGTCGTGGTCGCGAATGCAGGTGTGTACGACACGCCGGGACCGTCGTGGACCATCGATCCTGCAGTGTGGAACCGCTCGCTGGACGTCAATCTGACCGGGGCGTGGCACACCGTCAAGGCCTGCGTTCCGCACTTCGGTGACGGTGGATCCGTCGTTCTGGTCAGCTCGACAGCGGGAATCAAAGGTATTGCCGGAGCAAGTCATTACAGCGCAGCCAAGCACTCCGTGGTGGGCCTGGCCAGAACGCTGGCCAACGAGTTGGGGGCGCAGAGTATCCGCGTCAACTCCGTGCATCCGGGTTCGGTACGTACCCCGATGATCATCAACGAGCGAGTGTTCGCGAACCTGTGCCCGGACATCGAGAATCCCACCGAAGCAGACGCTGCTGCAGTGCTCAGCGCTCGCAACTTGCTGCCCGTTCCCTGGGTCGATCCGGTGGACGTCAGTAATGCGGTCCTGTTTCTCGCATCCGCGGAGTCCCGCTACATGACCGGCTGTCAGTTGGTTGTCGACGCCGGCCTGACCCAGAAAGTGTGAATTGATGACTTCTCGATTGGAAGGCAAGATCGCGCTGATCACGGGTGCGGCACGAGGAATCGGGCGGGCTCAGGCCGTGCGTTTTGCCGAAGAGGGCGCGGACATCATCGCGGTCGACGTGTGCACTTCGGTGGAAACCACAGTCACGCCGCCCGCGACGGAGGCCGATCTCGATGAGACAGTGGCGCAGATCCGGGCGCTGGGGCGAAAGGTCGAATCTGCGGTAGTGGACGTTCGGGATCTCGAGGCACTACGCAGTGCCGTGGACTCGGCCGTCGGAACGCTCGGTGGTCTCGACATCGTCTGCGCTACAGCTGGTATCACGTCCTCCGACGGGGCCCTGACCATGTCGGAAACGATGTGGCAGACCATGCTGGACGTCAATCTGACCGGCGTGTGGCACACCACGACCGTCGCGGCTCCGCACTTGATCGCGCGGGGCGGGGGATCTATGACACTCACAAGCTCCATCGCCGGACTTCGGGGGCTGGTCGGAGTCGCGCACTACACCGCAGCCAAGCATGGAGTCGTTGGTCTGATGCGTTCGCTGGCAAAGGAACTGGCTCCGCACAACGTACGCGTCAATACGGTCCATCCCACCAACGTCGACACCCTCATGATTCAAAATTCGTTGGTGCGCGGCAAGTTCCGCCCCGATCTCGAGAACCCGACGCGCGAAGAATTTGCTGCCGCAGCGATGACGATGAACATGCTCGCCATTCCGTGGATCGAACCGGTGGACGTAGCGAACGCTGCTCTGTTCCTGTCTTCCGACGAGGCTCGCTACATCACGTCGGTCGCCCTGCCGGTGGATGCAGGAAGTTCGTCCCGCTGAGGTTTCGAACAGCTGAAATCTTGAACAGCTGAGGTTTTGACACGCTGAGTTCCGCCACGGTGTGTAGCGTCGGTTTCACCTAACCGAAAGGCGTATACCGTGGCGGAACGGCGCTATCTGGAAGTCACCGTCGGGACCAACATCGTGATGGTCCTCGACCACCGCACGGTGGAGGTCTTCGACCGCACCGCCGCGAGCACGAGCGAAGTGGCTCGTTGGCATGTCGAACACATTGCGGTGAAGGCGAAACCGTCGAAGTCGGGACTGAAACTCACCATCGGGAACAGGCTCGCCGACGACTCGATCGCGGTAGCGGGTCCACGGGCATCGCTGACTGTTCCGCCGGAGAACGAGGCAGCCGTCATCGCGTTCTTCGACGAGGTCAAGGCTGCTCGGGTGTGAATCGGCAGAAGACCTTCGGCGCGGATGATTCGGGTTCTCTAGTCGAGCACGTCGTGCGCTGCCACGATAGCGTCCCGGTACGAATCCCGGTTTCATCCGGCGCAGAGGATTCATCTGCGTGACGATCGACCACAACTGACCAGCCACGTAATCGTGCGTGGCTAGTCAGTCGAAAGGCCGGCGATATCAAGCTTTACGCGCGGCGGCATGGGCCCCGGCGACACGGCCGAATGCGAAGGCGTCGGCAATGTGGAATCCGCCGTCCTTCGCCGCGCTGTAGGTGGAACTGACCGCGCCCGCGGCGTAGAGGCCAGGAATTGGATTGCGGGCAGTATCGAGTACGCGGGAATGACCGTCGCGGCGCGGCCCACCGCTACTCCATCCCAGCAGTGGCGACCCGGAGACGGCGTAGAACGGAGCGGTAGCCACCGGGGCCAAAGTTTCGGGATTGCGGCCGAACGAATGGTCGATGCCGTCCGCGCACGCCTCGTTGTAGCGTCGCACGCTCGTTTCCACGACTGTTGGGTCCAGTCCGAGTTTCTCGGCGAGTTCGGCGAGCGTGTCCGCCTTGAGGATCCATCCCTTGTCGATCTCGGCTTGATTGTCCGAGCTCCACTCGTACCCTTCGTCGAGAACCCTGTGGCCGACGGGCAGTGCGTCGCGGCCGGGGCTCAGCTGTCCGGCCAACCTCATCGTCTCGTCGAAGACGACGTTCATCGGTTGCACCGGAAAGTGTTGGTAGGAACCCTCTCTGAACACATGACCATGCCGCATTTCGGCTGACTCGTCGGTGAAGCGTCTACCTTCCCGGCTGAGGAACACATAGTTGTGCGCGTTCCACAGTGCGAGGAAGAATCCAGTCGGATTTTCGAGGTCGCCGGGAATTCCCGTAATGGTCATCATGTTGTTCATGTGCCACAGATCGGCGCCCACGGCCTGTGCCATGCGGTGACCGTCGCCGGTTGCCGATGGTGAGCCCCAGATCTTCGGATTCTCCAGACGCAAGTAGTCGCGCACCATCGTCGGATTTGCTTCGAATCCTCCGGTGGCAAGGATGACGCCCCGGCGTGCCTGGATCTGCGAAGTCTTTTCACCCGAACGGATCTCGACTCCGGTCACCGCTCCGGATTCATCCGTCAGCAGTCCGGTGGCTTCGGTGTCGAATAGTGTTGTGACGCCGCGTTCAGCGAGAGCGGAGACGAGGAACCGGTAGAGAAGTTCATTGCCCATCTTCCCTTCGACGGTGTCCATCCCTGCGTAACAAGAACTTCCGTCAAGTTCGGCGAACTCTGCCGCGGAATGGAAATCGCCGGTCATCGCTACAGTTGCACCCAGACTGCGGATCCAGTCGGACAGTCCGTGAGTGTTCTCGGCCCAGGCATCGATGACGTCCTCGGCAACGGGGAACTCCCCGTTCAACGAACGCAGGAAGGTTCGGGCGGCAGCGGGGTCCTGGTTGACGAACCATCCACTGCCGGACAGTCGAGTGTTGCCCCCCGCGGAATCAGGTCCGCTCTTTTCCAGAATCACGACCGATGCGCCGTCGGCGTGCGCTTGGAGCGCTGCGGCCGATCCGGCAGCGCCCGATCCGATGACGAGTACGTCGACAATGTTATCCATGTCACAGAAGGTATTGCGGAATGGTGGTGCGGCGAACCCACCTTCCCGATGAGCGAGAAAGCCAGTGGTCGACGCCGCAGAGACGTCGCCCCGCAGGCACGTCGGGGGCCAGGCGAGGTAGCGGTTCAGTGCGTCGGGGGTGGCGCCAAAAGTGCGATATCGCGCTGTGACGTTTTCGAGACCCTAGCGTTATAGATGTGGTTGTGTCGGCGAAACCTGCCGGTGGCAGAGTTCGTCTGGAACGCAGTGACCGACACGGTTGGTTATCCGACGCACAGTGATTCATCGCTGATTCGAGCGGTGGGGCACGCCGAGTCCAGACAAGAGGCTTTCATGACTACGATCAACGAACGTTCTTCAGCTGCAAATGTTCTCGATCTCTTTGACAGCGCCGGCCGAGAAGGGCATCGGTACAGTATCGACGTGGAAAGCTACACCCCTTCGTATGCGGTACTGAGACTTGCCGGAGAATTGGACATGGGTCAGCGGGTGGAATTGGTGCACGCGCTCGACCGACTTCTCCTGGTCGGAACCGATATTCACGTCGATCTCTCCGGCGTGACCTTCATGTCGTCCGGAGTGGCGAATGCCGTTGTCGATGCTGCGGGGCGTGGCAACAACCGCATTCGCTTGTTTGCCCCGACGCGAGCGGTCTCCATGATCTTTCAGGCTCTCGGCGCCTCCGAACTCATTGCGGGCGATGCCACGTCGACTGCTGATGCTCTCGGTGCTTGAGCCGGAAACAACTCCCACGAACGATGTGAAGTGAGCAGTGCTCGATACGCGTTGACTTGGTATCTGGTCTGATCTGCGTGTCGATGTGCACTTTGCGGCGCGGGATCAGGTTGTCGTCACCGGGTTGCGCCGAGATTTGCGGTAGTCTCGTTCGGTGTCGAGCAGCCGGCGCTGCCATCGACGCGTCCGGCCGCATGAACGCTTGGTGGTCCCGACTCGTAGTGAAGAGCCACACCATGGCGTATGACACCAGCAACGGTTCGACATCGTCGAATTCTCCGATCACCCAGTTCTCCGATGTGATTGGTCTGGAAGTAAGCATGCAGTTCGCACCGATACGCCGCCTCGACGACCACGCACTTGCAGGCGCCGAGTTGCAATTGCGTGGGCCTGACAATTCCTCTCTGTGTTCGGCGCATGCCCTCCGTCGCGCCTCGCAATTGATGCAGCAACGCTCGGAATTCGACAGTCACAAACTGGCCATGTCCCGTACTGCACTCGCATGCACCGTCGCGGATCGCCTGCCGTTGCTGGTGGCAGTCGACTCGGCTTCCCGAGCAGCTCTGAACGCTCCTGGTATCGAAGGAGCGACGAGAAATCTGCAACGGATCGTCATCACGGTTGACAGCGCATCGGTGCTTACCGATCCCCACAACTCTCTGGCAGTGATCAGAGAAGCCCGCGCGGGCGGTCGTCTGATTGCACTCGACGGTGTCGGCATCGACAGGCACTCGGCGACACTTCTGTCTTTGGTCGAACCCGACATCATTATCACTTCCGCTGAATTGCTTTCCAAGGCAGCATATTTCGAAGTGGGAACGACGGTGCACGCGCTCGGCGCCTACGTCGAGCGATCGAACGCGATTATCCTTGCCGAGGGTGTCGACTCGGAATCGTCCCGTCTTGCCGCAATCACCATCGGAGCCACATACGGAACGGGTGAGTTGTATCCCGCAGTCGACGATCCGAGTTCACTGTTGTCCGAACCGGTCGTCGCGATGCCCGACAGTCCGGTGTGGAGTGATCCAATCCCCGAGGTGGGCACTCCCTACTCGATCGTGTCTGCTCACAGCCGGATCCGGCGCGGTACCAAGCGTCTGTTGATCCAACTGAGTAAGTCTCTCGAAGCGCAAGCCGCCACATCGGGTTCCTCGATGCTTGTTCTGGGCACCTTTCAACAAGCCGAGCATTTCACCGCATCCACAACAGCACGGTGGCGTCACCTCGCCGATACCGTAGGGTTTGCCGGTGTGTACGGTGTCGGACTGTCCGTGATGCTCGACGGTAAAGTTCAACATGCACCGCTCGACCCGGGTGATGATCTCGTCAACGAGTGGACGGTCGTCACTCTGGGACCACACCATGCGGCGATGCTGTCGGCGCGAGATCTTCATGACAACGGTCCAGATCTCGAGCGGACCTTCGACTTCGTGCAAACCTACGATCGCACCACCGTCACCCAGGCAGCGCACTCTATTCTTCGTCGTTACCCCAAGACGAATTCGTGAACCCCGTACCGATGTTCTCGACGTTCGCCGCGAGCGCTGCCCGACCGGCGATCGTGGCTAAGGAGTGGCCGGGCGCCGCGCAGCACGTCTCTTTGCTGCAGAGTTGAGTAGATACCTTTCGGCGACCGTGTAGTCCGTGACGGTTGCGCCATCCGGTGCTGTGGTGTGGGTGAGCAGTTCGAGATAGCGGCGACGGAAGACATGGGCGTCGGATTCTGCGAGTAGGAACTCCGCCGCTGAGACGACCTCTGGTTTCGGAGCAGCGCGTGCATGCCGGTTTCGGGCGGGCCGAGTGCTCATGTTTTCCTCTGGATTTCGAAAGCGTCTGTGCCGGTAGTCATGTGCGAGTTGATCTTGACGTCTGTTCGGTCGCTACCGGTCATGAGAAGTCGTGAGTGGTTTCAGATCGATCGGCTGTCCGTCGGAGGGGAACGGCAAGGACATGTAGTTGAGAGGGGCGGTGTAGCCGGGCGCGACCTGCCAATCGAAGCGTGTGAGCAGGTGGTGCATGATCGCTTTGATTTCGACGCCGGCGAAGTGCATGCCGAGGCATTTGTGCACGCCTCCACCGAACGGTTCCCAGGCATACCGGTGCACCTTGTCTTCACGTCGGTGGTCCGCGAAACGTTCGGGATCGAAATGTTCGGGGTCGGGCCAGTACTGCGGCATGTGGTGAGTGAAATGTGGCACCACTGACACGTAGGTCCCAGCGGGTACGAAGTGGTCCTGTATCTGGGTGTCACACACCGCTCGGCGAGCCATGACCGGCACGGGAGCGACGAGTCGGAGGCATTCTTTCATCACCAGGTCCAAGCCGGCGAGTTGGTCGAGTTCGGCATAGCTCGGCGTCGACGTACTCAGTGCGAGTGATTCCGCCCGACATCTGTTCTGCCACTGAGGATTCTGGCCGAGATATTGCATCATTGTCGAGATGGTGATGGTGGAGGTGTCATGTGCGGCCATCAGCAGGAAGATCATGTGATCGATCACCTCGCCGTCGCTGAAGCGCTGTCCGGTGTCTGATTCGATGTGACAGAGAACGGAAAACAGGTCGTCGGTTTCGCGTGAACGGCGCGCAGGTAGGTAGCGGCGGAAGAAGTTTTCGAGGGTTCGGCGCCCGTCGAGGCCGCGCTTCCATCTGGTGCCGGGAACTCGATAACGGATCACCGAGGTTGCAGCTTGCACGCAATCGACGAAAGCTTTTTTCACAGAGTCGATTTCGCTTTCAGTGGTCCCTTCCGCGCCGCCCATGAAGATGTCGGTCGCCAGGTTGAGTGTGAGAGCTTTGAGGGCGGTGTAGGCGCGGAACCCATCGGACGGAGTCCAGGCGTCGAGCGCGGAGGCGATCGCGGGATTCAGCACGTCCACGGTCTTTTCGAGACGCGATCTCGTGAATGCTTGTTGCATGATGCGTCGTTGTCGTAGGTGCTCTTCGGAGTCGAGAAGCATCAGACCCCCGTGAAAGAAGGGACCGATGAGCACTGACCACCCGTCGCTGTTGACAAAAGCGCGGTCTTTGTTCTGGAGAACTTCTTGGCATGCGTCGGGCCCGAGGGCTGCGACCCACCGTCTACCGGCCATCGAGAACCACGAGACTTCGCCATAACGATCCCAGCGTTTTTGCATCAGAGCGAGAGGGTCGCGGATGTATTCGAAAGTTTGCCCTATTCCGGGTAGTCCCGAGTTGCCTGAGATGGGACGCAACTGCGACCGGATGGGTGGAGCGGCCAGGATTTTCGACATCACGTACCTGCCTTCCGTTTGCATCTGACAGTGGCGCCTGTCAGATGGGGGTAGTCTGCGTCACAGTCGCGTCGTCTGTCAAGATCGACTCATGGCTTCTCCCACGCCCCGTCGA encodes:
- a CDS encoding FAD-dependent oxidoreductase, coding for MDNIVDVLVIGSGAAGSAAALQAHADGASVVILEKSGPDSAGGNTRLSGSGWFVNQDPAAARTFLRSLNGEFPVAEDVIDAWAENTHGLSDWIRSLGATVAMTGDFHSAAEFAELDGSSCYAGMDTVEGKMGNELLYRFLVSALAERGVTTLFDTEATGLLTDESGAVTGVEIRSGEKTSQIQARRGVILATGGFEANPTMVRDYLRLENPKIWGSPSATGDGHRMAQAVGADLWHMNNMMTITGIPGDLENPTGFFLALWNAHNYVFLSREGRRFTDESAEMRHGHVFREGSYQHFPVQPMNVVFDETMRLAGQLSPGRDALPVGHRVLDEGYEWSSDNQAEIDKGWILKADTLAELAEKLGLDPTVVETSVRRYNEACADGIDHSFGRNPETLAPVATAPFYAVSGSPLLGWSSGGPRRDGHSRVLDTARNPIPGLYAAGAVSSTYSAAKDGGFHIADAFAFGRVAGAHAAARKA
- a CDS encoding STAS domain-containing protein, which encodes MESYTPSYAVLRLAGELDMGQRVELVHALDRLLLVGTDIHVDLSGVTFMSSGVANAVVDAAGRGNNRIRLFAPTRAVSMIFQALGASELIAGDATSTADALGA
- a CDS encoding mycofactocin-coupled SDR family oxidoreductase — translated: MSRLEGKRVLVTGAAGGMGRSHCERLAEEGASVIALDVEQAQSGLAETAQAVRDRGGVAVTGVADIRDFDGLAAVVAECVTELGGLDVVVANAGVYDTPGPSWTIDPAVWNRSLDVNLTGAWHTVKACVPHFGDGGSVVLVSSTAGIKGIAGASHYSAAKHSVVGLARTLANELGAQSIRVNSVHPGSVRTPMIINERVFANLCPDIENPTEADAAAVLSARNLLPVPWVDPVDVSNAVLFLASAESRYMTGCQLVVDAGLTQKV
- a CDS encoding EAL domain-containing protein — encoded protein: MAYDTSNGSTSSNSPITQFSDVIGLEVSMQFAPIRRLDDHALAGAELQLRGPDNSSLCSAHALRRASQLMQQRSEFDSHKLAMSRTALACTVADRLPLLVAVDSASRAALNAPGIEGATRNLQRIVITVDSASVLTDPHNSLAVIREARAGGRLIALDGVGIDRHSATLLSLVEPDIIITSAELLSKAAYFEVGTTVHALGAYVERSNAIILAEGVDSESSRLAAITIGATYGTGELYPAVDDPSSLLSEPVVAMPDSPVWSDPIPEVGTPYSIVSAHSRIRRGTKRLLIQLSKSLEAQAATSGSSMLVLGTFQQAEHFTASTTARWRHLADTVGFAGVYGVGLSVMLDGKVQHAPLDPGDDLVNEWTVVTLGPHHAAMLSARDLHDNGPDLERTFDFVQTYDRTTVTQAAHSILRRYPKTNS
- a CDS encoding flavin-containing monooxygenase, with the translated sequence MTDPDFSTAPLDVVVIGAGVAGMYAMHRLREQGLRVHGFEAGSGVGGTWYFNRYPGARCDVESFDYSYSFSEELQQDWDWSEKYAAQPEILSYLDHVADRFDLRSGFTFDTRVLSAQFDEDSSTWRVHTDGGHDVTSRFVVCATGSLSTANVPNIAGRETFGGEVFHTGFWPHEGVDFTGKRVGVIGTGSSGIQSVPLIAEQADHLFVFQRSANYSVPAGNTPLDDKRRAEIKADYAERRALSKRSGGGSPFVSDPRSALEVSEAERNAAYEERWKLGGVLFAKTFADQTSNIDANATAAAFAEAKIRSVVEDQAIADLLIPNDHPIGTKRIVTDTDYYQSYNRDNVSLVDLKSAPIEAIDEAGIKTTDSHYELDALVFATGFDAMTGALDRIEIRGRNGETLRENWHAGPRTYLGLGVHGFPNLFIVTGPGSPSVLSNMILAAEQHVDWIADAINHLDSAGIDTIEPSAEAVDNWLEECSRRASATLFPSANSWYMGANIPGKPRIFMPFIGGFGVYSDICADVAAAGYRGFELNSAVHA
- a CDS encoding mycofactocin-coupled SDR family oxidoreductase, which gives rise to MTSRLEGKIALITGAARGIGRAQAVRFAEEGADIIAVDVCTSVETTVTPPATEADLDETVAQIRALGRKVESAVVDVRDLEALRSAVDSAVGTLGGLDIVCATAGITSSDGALTMSETMWQTMLDVNLTGVWHTTTVAAPHLIARGGGSMTLTSSIAGLRGLVGVAHYTAAKHGVVGLMRSLAKELAPHNVRVNTVHPTNVDTLMIQNSLVRGKFRPDLENPTREEFAAAAMTMNMLAIPWIEPVDVANAALFLSSDEARYITSVALPVDAGSSSR
- a CDS encoding cytochrome P450, whose amino-acid sequence is MSKILAAPPIRSQLRPISGNSGLPGIGQTFEYIRDPLALMQKRWDRYGEVSWFSMAGRRWVAALGPDACQEVLQNKDRAFVNSDGWSVLIGPFFHGGLMLLDSEEHLRQRRIMQQAFTRSRLEKTVDVLNPAIASALDAWTPSDGFRAYTALKALTLNLATDIFMGGAEGTTESEIDSVKKAFVDCVQAATSVIRYRVPGTRWKRGLDGRRTLENFFRRYLPARRSRETDDLFSVLCHIESDTGQRFSDGEVIDHMIFLLMAAHDTSTITISTMMQYLGQNPQWQNRCRAESLALSTSTPSYAELDQLAGLDLVMKECLRLVAPVPVMARRAVCDTQIQDHFVPAGTYVSVVPHFTHHMPQYWPDPEHFDPERFADHRREDKVHRYAWEPFGGGVHKCLGMHFAGVEIKAIMHHLLTRFDWQVAPGYTAPLNYMSLPFPSDGQPIDLKPLTTSHDR